GATCGTCTTCGGCGCGCATCTCCTGCTCGTGAGTTATTTAACTTTCCGGTTGCCGGCTGTTCCGAAGTGGCTCAGCGCGCTGCTGCTCCTCGCCGCCGTCGGCTACTTGTCCATTCACTCGCTGCAGACGCTCTTTCCGCATAACGAAGGGTTCATCGCCATCTTAGAGTACGTCTTCCTCGTCCCGATGACCGCGGGCGAGCTCGGCTTCGGCATCTGGCTGCTGTGGAAAGGAGGAAAAGGCCCGAAGCCGGAGGAATCTCGGCTTACAGGCCTTGGCGGTCGTGCTGGAGACGCTTCTTGATTCGGCTCAACGATTCCGGCGTCATGCCGAGGTAGCTCGCGAGCTGGTGCTGGGGCACTCGATCGGCTAAGCCGGGACGCTTCTCCAGCAGGGCTTTGTACCGATCTTCGGGCGATGCGGCAATGAACGCGGCGAATTCATCCTGCATGTCGCTCAAGTGTTCCTCGACCATCTTGCGCGTCATCGATTCCAATTGGGAGTACTTCTCGAACATCGACGTTTCCTTATCGAGATCGCCGACGACCAACACGGCATTCTCCGTGCAGACGAGCGAATACCCCGACGCTTGATCCGGTTTGTACCGATGGAACGCCGCGATCGCTTGTTCCTCCGTATAAAACTGCGTCGTCGTTTCTTTCCCCACTTCGTCAACGGTGAACTGCCTGACGCACCCTTGCAGTACGAAGTAGCACTTGGTCGGAACATCCCCTTGGCGGAGCAGCGTCGTCCCTTTCCGGTACTCCTCGATGCGGATGTCGTCGAGAACGGCGCGCTGTTCGTCCTCGCCCAGCGTTGTAAACCGGTCCATGTATTTCATTAATAAGTGCTTCAAAGCCGGCCCTCCCGTTCAACATTCCACGTGGAACAATTTATGACCCTAAATTTCATTATATTGCAAACCTGCGTCGAAAACCGAAAAAAAGAAGCTGCCGCAACAGCTTCTTCTTCACGCTTTCGGATGCAATATGAATACGTTGATACTCCGGTCCCGCCCAAAATCCCAATCGGAAAACACGTCGACAATACTCGTATTTAAAATCGTTTGCAAATGCAGGTTGTTCCGGATATATCGTTT
Above is a window of Paenibacillus sp. DNA encoding:
- a CDS encoding Crp/Fnr family transcriptional regulator; protein product: MKHLLMKYMDRFTTLGEDEQRAVLDDIRIEEYRKGTTLLRQGDVPTKCYFVLQGCVRQFTVDEVGKETTTQFYTEEQAIAAFHRYKPDQASGYSLVCTENAVLVVGDLDKETSMFEKYSQLESMTRKMVEEHLSDMQDEFAAFIAASPEDRYKALLEKRPGLADRVPQHQLASYLGMTPESLSRIKKRLQHDRQGL